One segment of bacterium DNA contains the following:
- a CDS encoding YgjV family protein, which produces MDWTEWIGYAGSALVAVSLMMSAIVRLRLLNLAGALLFAAYGALVGAMPVLMVSAFIVLVNVVYLVRLARSRSDYFELMPMHDPRNPYLRRFLKFHADDIRSHFPLFDLEALEAPVVVFILRDLMPAGLVVCAPDASDTLHVELDYVLPAYRDFKCARWFYREWGPRLARMGFERFTARTGAGVHRTYLMRMGYEAVPELGDGWYARPTAAAI; this is translated from the coding sequence GTGGACTGGACGGAATGGATCGGATACGCGGGGTCGGCGCTGGTCGCGGTCTCCCTGATGATGAGCGCCATCGTGCGCCTGCGGCTGCTCAACTTGGCCGGAGCGCTGCTCTTCGCCGCGTACGGCGCCCTGGTTGGCGCCATGCCCGTACTGATGGTCAGCGCCTTCATCGTCCTGGTGAACGTCGTCTATCTCGTGCGGCTGGCGCGATCGCGGAGCGACTACTTCGAGCTCATGCCCATGCACGACCCGCGCAATCCGTATCTGAGACGTTTCCTGAAGTTCCATGCCGACGACATTCGGAGCCACTTCCCGCTCTTCGATCTCGAGGCTCTCGAGGCGCCCGTGGTCGTTTTCATCCTGCGCGACCTGATGCCCGCCGGGTTGGTCGTCTGTGCTCCCGACGCGAGCGACACGCTGCATGTGGAACTCGACTACGTGCTGCCCGCCTACCGCGACTTCAAGTGCGCTCGCTGGTTCTACCGGGAGTGGGGCCCGCGGCTGGCGCGCATGGGCTTCGAGCGCTTCACGGCGCGCACCGGCGCGGGCGTTCATCGGACCTACCTGATGCGCATGGGCTACGAGGCGGTCCCCGAACTCGGGGATGGCTGGTACGCCCGGCCCACCGCGGCCGCGATCTGA
- a CDS encoding DmsE family decaheme c-type cytochrome — MNRCTIPRTNRVAALLGMAIFLAATVAWAGAGYVGSETCLDCHDEVGAAMMQTVHGRLANYQYPTDVHGCEACHGPGEKHADNEDPALIMTPSSEMGALANKACLGCHKTGVTVDWHLGVHADADLSCVSCHAVHGGELLAEDQTELCLGCHQEFRCRLSLPSHHPVKEHFMSCSDCHDVHGEGYTGLMTGESSRELCLECHTQHRGPFIFEHSPVEEDCMICHDPHGTVANNLLRQNEPFLCLQCHQPHFHTALMSYDGEYVVPPANYGENGSPAYEGWSGESHPDSFKQAMLTKCSQCHMSIHGTDLPSQSIPGQGRALNR; from the coding sequence ATGAACCGCTGTACCATTCCCAGAACCAACCGCGTTGCCGCGCTGCTGGGAATGGCCATTTTTCTGGCCGCCACGGTAGCGTGGGCCGGCGCTGGATACGTGGGATCGGAAACCTGCCTGGACTGCCACGACGAGGTCGGGGCCGCCATGATGCAGACCGTCCACGGTCGGCTCGCCAACTACCAGTACCCGACCGACGTACACGGCTGTGAAGCCTGTCACGGTCCCGGCGAGAAGCACGCCGACAACGAGGACCCGGCCCTGATCATGACGCCATCGTCCGAGATGGGCGCCCTGGCCAACAAGGCCTGCCTCGGCTGCCACAAGACGGGCGTTACCGTCGACTGGCACCTCGGCGTCCACGCCGATGCGGACCTCTCCTGTGTGAGCTGCCACGCCGTCCACGGCGGCGAGCTGCTCGCGGAGGATCAGACCGAGCTCTGCCTCGGCTGCCACCAGGAGTTCCGCTGCCGCCTGAGCCTGCCGAGCCACCACCCGGTGAAGGAGCACTTCATGTCCTGCTCCGACTGCCACGACGTGCACGGCGAAGGCTATACGGGACTCATGACGGGCGAGAGCAGCCGTGAACTCTGTCTCGAATGTCACACCCAGCACAGAGGTCCCTTCATCTTCGAACATTCGCCGGTCGAGGAGGATTGCATGATCTGCCACGACCCGCACGGCACGGTCGCCAACAACCTGCTGCGGCAGAACGAGCCGTTCCTGTGTCTGCAGTGCCATCAGCCCCACTTCCACACGGCGCTGATGTCCTACGACGGGGAATATGTCGTCCCACCAGCCAACTACGGCGAGAACGGCTCGCCCGCGTACGAGGGCTGGAGTGGCGAATCGCATCCCGACTCGTTCAAGCAGGCCATGCTGACGAAATGCTCACAGTGCCACATGTCGATACATGGCACGGACTTGCCCTCCCAGTCCATTCCGGGACAGGGCCGGGCCCTGAATCGCTAA
- a CDS encoding acetyl-CoA carboxylase biotin carboxyl carrier protein subunit has translation MKLKITVHGVAYEVDVEVLDAKRDEFGPTGALPSLGAPGTFHHGSAAASAPPPAVGQAAPSTAGSGVVSPIAGTVIEIRCKPGDDVAQGQELLIIEAMKMNTAIAAPVAGTVKQVLVAAGDSVRENQQLVEFS, from the coding sequence ATGAAGCTTAAGATCACGGTCCACGGCGTCGCCTACGAGGTCGACGTGGAAGTCCTCGACGCCAAGCGCGACGAATTCGGACCCACCGGCGCGTTGCCCAGCCTGGGCGCGCCCGGGACGTTCCATCACGGATCCGCCGCCGCCTCCGCGCCGCCGCCCGCCGTAGGACAGGCCGCTCCGTCTACGGCGGGCAGTGGCGTGGTGTCGCCCATCGCCGGCACCGTCATCGAGATCAGGTGCAAGCCCGGCGACGATGTCGCGCAGGGTCAGGAGCTGCTGATCATCGAGGCCATGAAGATGAACACGGCCATCGCCGCGCCAGTCGCCGGCACTGTCAAGCAGGTGCTCGTGGCGGCGGGAGACAGCGTGCGCGAGAACCAGCAACTGGTCGAGTTCTCCTGA
- a CDS encoding sodium ion-translocating decarboxylase subunit beta translates to MDVVWEFLQVGAIGNFTMGNLVMLGVGCVFIYLAVAKDYEPLLLVPIGFGMLVGNIPFSPGMNIGVYEQGSVLSIIYQGVSKGWYPPLIFLGIGAMTDFSCMLSNPRLILLGAAAQAGIFVTFFGALLLGFEVNQAASIGIIGGADGPTAIFLSSQLAPEFLGPIAIAAYSYMALVPVIQPPIIKLLTSRKERLIRMKPSRPVSKRLRIIFPVVAFLLSAMIAPGAITLLGMLFFGNLLKESGVTERLAKTARNALIDTITILLGLAVGTSTDASVFLTPASIKIFALGAGSFAIATAAGILFAKGMNLVYKDKINPIIGAAGVSAVPDSARVCQMVGAREDPQNFLIMHAMAPNVAGVIGSAVAAGVFLSSLVK, encoded by the coding sequence ATGGATGTGGTCTGGGAATTCCTGCAGGTAGGCGCCATCGGCAATTTCACCATGGGCAACCTGGTGATGCTCGGGGTGGGCTGCGTCTTCATCTATCTCGCCGTGGCCAAGGACTACGAACCGCTGCTGCTGGTACCCATCGGCTTCGGCATGCTCGTGGGCAACATACCCTTCTCGCCGGGCATGAACATCGGCGTCTACGAGCAGGGGAGCGTCCTGTCCATCATCTACCAGGGCGTGAGCAAGGGCTGGTATCCGCCCCTGATCTTCCTGGGCATCGGGGCGATGACCGATTTCTCGTGCATGCTGTCGAACCCGCGCCTGATCCTGCTGGGCGCGGCCGCCCAGGCGGGCATCTTCGTCACCTTCTTCGGCGCGCTCTTGCTCGGCTTCGAGGTCAACCAGGCGGCCTCGATCGGCATCATCGGCGGCGCCGACGGTCCCACCGCCATCTTCCTATCCTCGCAGCTGGCGCCCGAGTTCCTGGGTCCCATAGCCATCGCCGCCTATTCCTACATGGCGCTGGTGCCGGTCATCCAGCCGCCGATCATCAAGCTGCTGACCTCGCGCAAGGAACGCCTGATCCGCATGAAACCGTCGCGGCCGGTCAGCAAGCGGCTGCGCATCATCTTCCCGGTGGTGGCTTTTCTGCTCTCGGCGATGATCGCGCCGGGCGCCATCACCCTGCTCGGCATGCTGTTCTTCGGGAACCTGCTCAAGGAGAGCGGCGTCACCGAGCGCCTGGCCAAGACGGCCCGCAACGCCCTGATCGACACCATCACCATCCTGCTGGGCCTGGCGGTGGGCACGTCGACCGACGCGTCGGTCTTCCTGACGCCGGCGTCGATCAAGATCTTCGCGTTGGGCGCCGGCTCGTTCGCGATCGCCACCGCCGCGGGCATCCTCTTCGCCAAGGGCATGAACCTGGTCTACAAGGACAAGATCAACCCCATCATAGGCGCCGCGGGCGTCTCCGCCGTGCCGGACTCGGCGCGCGTCTGCCAGATGGTCGGCGCCCGCGAGGACCCGCAGAACTTCCTGATCATGCACGCCATGGCCCCCAACGTGGCCGGGGTGATCGGCTCCGCCGTGGCGGCCGGCGTCTTCCTGTCCAGCCTCGTGAAGTAA
- a CDS encoding acyl-CoA carboxylase subunit beta — MAKSRIEKLLDERERLYLGGGEVRIEKQHAAGKLTARERLALLLDTDTFQETHLFMKHRCTHFGLADMDFPGEGVVTGCGLVDGRPIYVASQDFTVAGGAVGEATARKIQAVMNDALKTGDPFVFINDSGGARIQEGVDSLAGYGGIFYRNVLMSGVVPQISIIAGPCAGGAAYSPALTDFIIQVRSEGQMFITGPSIIKQVTGEEVTAEDLGGVYSHTHYSGVVHLEAEDGEHAMEIARRLLSFLPSNNTDEPPVYPELHDEAVAPVEELNTCVPEDSRQPYDMHRIIQLTVDNADFMEIQEHWAPNIIVGFARIEGATVGVIANNPLHKAGVLDIDSSDKAAKFIRFCNAFNIALLTFVDVPGFLPGVQQEYGGIIRHGAKMLFAYGAATVPKITIIVRKAYGCAYLAMCGKDMGADRCSAWPSAEIAVMGAEGAVNLLYRREIAAAADPEAERAERIREYVAAFANPYVAAGRGLLDDIIEPAETRVYVAQSLQLLKAKREMRPQKKHGLIPL; from the coding sequence ATGGCCAAGTCGAGAATCGAGAAGCTCCTGGACGAGAGGGAGCGGCTTTACCTGGGCGGGGGCGAGGTGCGCATCGAGAAGCAGCACGCTGCGGGCAAGCTCACCGCCCGCGAGCGCCTGGCCCTGCTCCTGGACACCGACACCTTCCAGGAGACGCACCTGTTCATGAAGCACCGCTGCACCCATTTCGGGCTGGCGGACATGGATTTCCCCGGGGAAGGCGTCGTAACCGGCTGCGGGTTGGTCGATGGCAGGCCGATCTACGTGGCCAGCCAGGACTTCACCGTGGCGGGCGGCGCCGTGGGCGAAGCCACGGCGCGCAAGATCCAGGCGGTGATGAACGACGCCCTGAAGACCGGCGATCCCTTCGTCTTCATCAACGACAGCGGCGGCGCACGCATCCAGGAAGGCGTGGATTCCCTGGCGGGCTACGGCGGCATCTTCTACCGCAACGTGCTCATGTCCGGCGTCGTGCCCCAGATCAGCATCATCGCCGGCCCCTGCGCCGGCGGCGCGGCCTACTCGCCCGCCCTGACCGATTTCATCATCCAGGTGCGCAGCGAGGGCCAGATGTTCATCACCGGTCCCTCGATCATCAAGCAGGTCACCGGCGAGGAGGTCACCGCCGAGGACCTGGGCGGCGTCTACAGCCACACCCACTACTCCGGCGTCGTCCATCTGGAGGCGGAGGACGGCGAGCACGCCATGGAGATCGCGCGACGCCTGCTCTCCTTCCTGCCCAGCAACAACACGGACGAGCCCCCGGTCTACCCCGAACTGCACGATGAGGCCGTGGCACCGGTGGAGGAGCTGAACACCTGTGTGCCCGAGGACTCGCGCCAGCCCTACGACATGCACCGCATCATCCAGCTCACCGTGGACAACGCCGACTTCATGGAGATACAGGAGCACTGGGCGCCCAACATCATCGTCGGCTTCGCGCGCATCGAGGGGGCGACCGTCGGCGTGATCGCCAACAATCCCCTGCACAAGGCGGGCGTACTGGATATCGACTCGTCGGACAAGGCCGCCAAGTTCATCCGCTTCTGCAACGCCTTCAACATCGCGTTGCTGACCTTCGTGGACGTACCCGGGTTCCTGCCCGGCGTGCAGCAGGAATACGGCGGCATCATCCGCCACGGCGCGAAGATGCTCTTCGCCTACGGGGCCGCCACCGTGCCCAAGATCACCATCATCGTGCGCAAGGCGTACGGCTGCGCCTATCTCGCCATGTGCGGCAAGGACATGGGCGCCGACCGCTGCAGCGCCTGGCCCAGCGCCGAGATCGCCGTGATGGGCGCAGAGGGCGCCGTCAACCTGCTCTACCGCCGCGAGATCGCCGCGGCCGCGGATCCCGAGGCCGAGCGCGCCGAGAGGATCCGCGAATACGTCGCCGCCTTCGCCAACCCCTACGTGGCCGCCGGACGCGGGCTGCTCGACGACATCATCGAGCCGGCCGAGACGCGGGTCTACGTCGCCCAGTCTCTGCAGCTGCTCAAGGCCAAGCGCGAGATGAGGCCGCAGAAGAAGCACGGCCTGATCCCCCTGTAG
- a CDS encoding T9SS type A sorting domain-containing protein translates to MKLDGGTGEVLWSLHYASPGAENESTYALALDSQGNAYITGRAWVSDREDEFATFKIDAFTGDILWDETEGGAAHLDDRGLDIDVGPDDNPVAIGLLQNADASATLMVVKYDGASGGIAWAVATQELVNDQTGDGWVAVDAAGDVIACCKTWGGSTSFDIALIKYDGDDGTELWSEVYSIGTAADDPADMVLDDAGNPIVVGVTAGDYLTVKFGGVDGDPLWTSTYEGPQGWYDMANCVAVGDQGEILVSGFSDGTGTSWDVATIGYEPEFGAENWSLRYDGAENLTDEAKDIFMTAQGEVLVAGYCYSNGSGMDQLVLSYDNDFGTGVETTPAAPARLAAAPNPFNPSTTFSFELAAAARVELAVYDLAGRRVATLLDGHGNAGPQRIDWSGRGDDGGRLPSGAYLARLVTERGVSSRKVVLAK, encoded by the coding sequence GTGAAGCTCGACGGCGGGACCGGGGAGGTTCTCTGGTCGCTCCATTATGCTTCGCCCGGAGCCGAGAACGAATCGACCTACGCGCTGGCGCTCGACAGCCAGGGCAATGCCTACATCACGGGCCGGGCCTGGGTGTCCGATCGCGAGGACGAGTTCGCGACCTTCAAGATCGACGCCTTCACCGGGGACATCCTGTGGGACGAGACCGAGGGCGGCGCCGCGCATCTCGACGACCGCGGTCTGGACATCGACGTCGGACCCGACGACAACCCGGTCGCCATCGGGCTCCTGCAGAACGCCGACGCCAGCGCCACGCTGATGGTCGTGAAGTACGACGGCGCCTCCGGCGGCATCGCCTGGGCGGTCGCCACCCAGGAGCTCGTCAACGATCAGACCGGCGACGGCTGGGTGGCCGTGGACGCGGCGGGGGACGTGATCGCCTGCTGCAAGACCTGGGGCGGCTCCACTTCCTTCGACATCGCACTGATCAAGTACGACGGGGACGACGGCACGGAACTCTGGTCGGAGGTCTACTCCATCGGCACGGCCGCTGACGATCCCGCCGACATGGTACTCGACGACGCGGGCAACCCCATCGTCGTCGGCGTCACGGCCGGCGACTACCTGACCGTCAAGTTCGGCGGTGTCGATGGCGATCCCCTGTGGACATCGACGTACGAAGGTCCCCAGGGCTGGTACGACATGGCCAACTGCGTGGCCGTCGGCGATCAGGGGGAGATCCTGGTCTCCGGCTTCAGCGACGGCACCGGGACGAGCTGGGACGTGGCCACCATAGGGTACGAGCCCGAGTTCGGCGCGGAGAACTGGTCGTTGCGATACGACGGGGCGGAGAACCTCACCGACGAGGCCAAGGACATCTTCATGACCGCGCAGGGCGAGGTGCTCGTCGCCGGCTACTGCTACAGCAACGGCAGCGGCATGGACCAGCTCGTCCTGTCCTACGACAACGACTTCGGCACGGGCGTCGAGACGACGCCGGCCGCCCCGGCCCGGCTGGCGGCGGCTCCGAACCCCTTCAACCCCTCGACCACCTTCAGCTTCGAGCTGGCGGCGGCCGCCCGTGTCGAACTGGCGGTGTACGATCTGGCCGGACGCCGTGTGGCGACGCTGCTGGACGGGCACGGGAATGCGGGCCCGCAGCGGATCGACTGGTCGGGACGCGGCGACGACGGCGGCCGGTTGCCCTCCGGCGCCTACCTCGCCCGCCTGGTGACGGAACGCGGCGTGTCGTCGCGCAAGGTCGTCCTGGCCAAGTGA
- a CDS encoding cytochrome b/b6 domain-containing protein — translation MRLKHIVSLQVLLAALSCAALGAAQDFTAADCADCHADSGGDPVEVGMEDLAGCVHEDLDCLDCHASIADLPHDEDLPPVACGTCHEDEADTYLIHGRGVVGKSDFVPSCADCHGTHGILSSLDRDATTNPLNLPTTCGKCHEDSTLTHDLNIKFKHPIRVYSESVHGKATAGGIHQAASCNDCHSTGGSAHMILPPNDPRSTIAHFNIPKTCGQCHGAIEQDYWDGVHGQLTARGEVDTPTCTTCHGEHGILHTQDPRSPVSPYRLAEATCTPCHESATLNEKYELPTGRLQSFVDSYHGLKSKAGDKTVANCASCHGAHLILPSDDERSSVNSRNLQNTCGHCHKGITADVARQPIHETATGHRTGVAHIIQIIYTILIACVIGGMVLHWLIDLIKRIHEVINKKPQVRRMEPNEVFQHTILALSFTILVITGFSLRFYDAWWSHLLFGREGGYAVRGVIHRGAAVLMILGSVFHAFFLITPRGREFLRDMVPTANDVRQFLQRMKFNLGLSGKTPRFGRFTYVEKAEYWALIWGTVIMVITGFALWFDNLVVQWFPRGFMDVMLVIHYYEAWLAFLAILIWHMYATVFNPGVYPMNPAWIHGMMPQDMYEHEHPDVKLVKHEREVRTRVESDACAVSEPGRTEADSSGFPRG, via the coding sequence ATGCGCTTGAAACATATCGTCTCGCTTCAGGTTCTGCTGGCCGCCCTGTCGTGCGCGGCTCTCGGCGCCGCACAGGATTTCACGGCAGCGGATTGCGCGGACTGCCACGCCGATTCGGGCGGCGATCCGGTCGAGGTGGGGATGGAGGATCTCGCCGGCTGCGTGCACGAGGACCTGGACTGCCTGGACTGCCACGCGTCCATCGCGGATCTGCCCCACGACGAGGACCTGCCGCCGGTGGCCTGCGGGACATGCCACGAGGACGAGGCCGACACCTACCTGATCCACGGGCGCGGTGTCGTGGGGAAGTCCGACTTCGTGCCCTCCTGTGCCGACTGCCACGGCACCCACGGCATCCTCTCGTCCCTCGACCGCGACGCCACGACCAATCCCCTCAACCTGCCCACAACCTGCGGCAAGTGTCACGAGGATTCGACGCTCACCCACGATCTGAACATCAAGTTCAAGCATCCCATCCGGGTCTACTCCGAGAGCGTGCACGGCAAGGCGACCGCCGGCGGCATCCACCAGGCGGCCAGCTGCAACGACTGCCATTCCACCGGCGGGTCGGCGCACATGATCCTCCCGCCCAACGATCCGCGGTCGACGATCGCGCACTTCAACATCCCCAAGACCTGCGGCCAGTGCCACGGCGCCATCGAGCAGGACTACTGGGACGGCGTGCACGGCCAGCTGACCGCGCGCGGCGAGGTGGACACGCCCACCTGCACCACCTGTCACGGGGAGCACGGCATCCTGCATACCCAGGATCCGCGGTCGCCGGTCAGCCCCTACCGCCTGGCCGAGGCCACCTGCACGCCCTGCCACGAGTCGGCTACGCTCAACGAGAAGTACGAGCTGCCCACCGGACGGCTGCAGTCGTTCGTGGACTCGTACCACGGGCTAAAGAGCAAGGCGGGCGACAAGACCGTCGCCAACTGCGCCTCGTGCCACGGGGCGCACCTGATCCTGCCCTCGGACGACGAGCGCTCGTCGGTCAACTCCCGGAATCTCCAGAATACCTGTGGCCACTGCCACAAGGGCATCACCGCCGACGTGGCGCGGCAGCCGATACACGAGACGGCCACCGGCCACCGCACCGGCGTGGCCCACATCATCCAGATCATCTACACCATCCTGATCGCCTGCGTGATCGGCGGCATGGTGCTGCACTGGCTCATCGACCTGATCAAGCGGATCCACGAGGTGATCAACAAGAAGCCCCAGGTGCGTCGCATGGAGCCGAACGAGGTCTTCCAGCACACGATCCTGGCGCTGTCCTTCACGATCCTGGTGATCACCGGCTTCTCCCTGCGCTTCTATGACGCGTGGTGGAGCCACCTCCTGTTCGGGCGCGAGGGCGGCTACGCCGTGCGCGGCGTGATCCACCGCGGCGCCGCCGTGCTGATGATCCTCGGTTCCGTCTTCCACGCCTTCTTCCTGATAACACCCCGCGGGCGCGAGTTTCTCAGGGACATGGTGCCGACGGCGAACGACGTCCGGCAATTCCTGCAACGCATGAAGTTCAATCTGGGCCTGAGCGGGAAGACGCCCCGCTTCGGTCGCTTCACCTACGTGGAGAAGGCCGAGTACTGGGCCCTGATCTGGGGCACGGTGATCATGGTGATCACCGGTTTCGCGCTGTGGTTCGACAACCTCGTGGTCCAGTGGTTCCCGCGCGGCTTCATGGACGTGATGCTGGTGATCCACTACTACGAGGCCTGGCTGGCCTTCCTGGCGATCCTGATCTGGCACATGTACGCCACGGTCTTCAATCCCGGTGTCTATCCCATGAATCCGGCCTGGATCCACGGCATGATGCCCCAGGACATGTACGAGCACGAACATCCCGATGTGAAGCTGGTCAAGCACGAGCGGGAAGTCCGCACGCGTGTGGAATCCGACGCGTGCGCCGTGAGCGAGCCCGGCAGGACCGAGGCGGACAGTTCCGGCTTCCCGCGGGGCTGA
- a CDS encoding PrsW family intramembrane metalloprotease, with translation MKLLIIAVSAIAGIIAVARLRHLDVHEKEPWRALALVTLVGGAWSIAISTVLYAAFGAAGIGNVRNTLGAILVVGPLEEAAKLLAMLSCLPLFRRHLDEPADGVIYMACVALGFSLIENYFYATSAQNAGGLLMVRLLTATPAHILFSFPMGLAVYARRRGGARRGLLGRAYLYASLSHGVWDVLAFNGLALILFFALLWPGMRFFGTVMSYAARVSPFREDLTGFLSAAPAVAAEEDLMCLACGNTGDKPAWLRGKIRVQRCESCDSYISSWDGLFFLFRHFGGWYGRLEVKPAPDGERDGLFTVEAGNVASRGDQVAAFRLSELSPVLDELGERAVAEVEGAWWFPDRGT, from the coding sequence ATGAAACTGTTGATCATCGCGGTCTCCGCGATCGCGGGAATCATCGCCGTCGCGCGGCTGCGCCACTTGGACGTGCACGAGAAGGAGCCCTGGCGCGCGCTCGCGCTGGTCACCCTGGTCGGCGGCGCCTGGTCCATCGCCATCAGCACCGTCCTCTACGCGGCCTTCGGCGCCGCGGGGATCGGCAACGTCAGGAACACCCTGGGCGCCATCCTGGTCGTCGGTCCCTTGGAGGAAGCGGCCAAGCTCCTGGCCATGCTCAGTTGCCTGCCCCTGTTCCGCCGCCACCTGGACGAGCCTGCCGACGGCGTCATCTACATGGCGTGCGTGGCCTTGGGATTCTCCCTGATCGAGAACTACTTCTATGCGACCTCGGCGCAGAACGCGGGCGGCCTGCTGATGGTCCGGTTGCTGACCGCGACGCCGGCTCACATCCTGTTCAGCTTTCCCATGGGCCTCGCGGTCTACGCGCGCCGTCGCGGCGGCGCCCGCCGGGGACTGCTCGGAAGGGCGTACCTGTATGCCAGCCTGTCCCATGGGGTATGGGACGTGCTGGCCTTCAACGGACTCGCCCTGATCCTGTTCTTCGCACTGCTGTGGCCGGGCATGCGTTTCTTCGGCACGGTCATGTCGTACGCCGCGCGCGTGTCGCCCTTCCGCGAGGATTTGACGGGTTTCCTGTCGGCGGCTCCCGCGGTTGCCGCGGAGGAAGACCTGATGTGCCTCGCCTGCGGGAATACCGGCGACAAGCCGGCCTGGCTGCGGGGCAAGATCCGCGTCCAGCGTTGTGAAAGCTGCGACAGCTACATCTCGAGCTGGGACGGCCTGTTCTTCCTGTTCCGTCATTTCGGCGGCTGGTACGGGCGCCTCGAGGTGAAGCCGGCCCCGGATGGGGAGCGGGACGGCCTGTTCACGGTCGAGGCCGGCAATGTCGCCTCCCGCGGCGATCAGGTGGCGGCCTTCCGTCTGTCCGAGCTGTCGCCGGTGCTGGACGAACTGGGCGAGCGCGCGGTCGCGGAGGTGGAGGGGGCCTGGTGGTTCCCGGACCGCGGGACCTGA
- a CDS encoding cytochrome c family protein: MAVTLSAFAVFADEPTIIGADKCKMCHKAKTGDQYKIWSESSHAGAFAALKSEAAIAVAKEKGLGNPWEEAACLKCHTTLGFLGAALDEKSKYTEEEGVSCEACHGAGSAYKTKSVMEDHEAAVAAGLELEGEAKCILCHNEESPTFKEFVFKERWAVIAHPIPEAAE, encoded by the coding sequence ATGGCGGTCACGCTGTCGGCCTTCGCCGTCTTCGCCGATGAACCCACCATCATCGGCGCCGACAAGTGCAAGATGTGCCACAAGGCCAAGACCGGCGACCAGTACAAGATCTGGTCCGAATCCAGCCACGCCGGCGCCTTCGCGGCGCTCAAGTCCGAGGCGGCCATCGCCGTCGCCAAGGAGAAGGGCCTGGGCAATCCCTGGGAAGAGGCCGCATGCCTGAAGTGTCATACCACACTGGGCTTCCTCGGCGCCGCGCTCGACGAGAAGTCGAAGTACACCGAAGAAGAAGGCGTCAGCTGCGAAGCCTGCCACGGCGCCGGCTCGGCGTACAAGACCAAGAGCGTGATGGAGGACCACGAAGCCGCCGTCGCGGCCGGGCTCGAGCTGGAGGGCGAAGCCAAGTGCATCCTCTGCCACAACGAGGAGAGCCCGACCTTCAAGGAATTCGTGTTCAAGGAGCGCTGGGCCGTGATCGCACACCCGATTCCCGAGGCCGCGGAGTAG
- a CDS encoding SPFH/Band 7/PHB domain protein — MLFAILAVAVVLFFAGIRIVRPTRRGLVERLGKYRRFANPGFNWIIPAIDRMITINVTEQMVDAQPQEIITFDNLNARVDAQVYFKVKSDEESVKSSQYNVNDYQWQIVNLARTTLRNIIGTLTLKSANSERDKINGELLTTLSKETSSWGMEIVRTELKEIDPPQDVQATMNKVVKAENEKIAALDYANAVERQADGEKRSEIKKAEGVKQGKILQAEGEAEAIRLVNEAANRYFVGNAQLLRKLEALEKALSGNAKIVVPSDSELVNVIGEMAGVLPLDRSTKTDD; from the coding sequence ATGTTGTTCGCAATCCTCGCCGTCGCTGTCGTCCTGTTCTTCGCCGGCATCCGCATCGTGCGGCCCACGCGTCGTGGACTCGTCGAACGCCTCGGCAAGTACCGGCGCTTCGCCAATCCCGGCTTCAACTGGATCATCCCGGCCATCGACCGCATGATCACCATCAACGTGACCGAGCAGATGGTCGATGCCCAGCCCCAGGAGATCATCACCTTCGACAACCTGAACGCCCGCGTGGACGCCCAGGTCTACTTCAAGGTCAAGTCCGACGAGGAGAGCGTGAAGAGCTCGCAGTACAACGTGAACGACTATCAGTGGCAGATCGTCAACCTGGCCCGCACCACGCTGCGCAACATCATCGGCACCCTCACGCTGAAGTCAGCCAACAGCGAACGCGACAAGATCAACGGCGAGCTGCTGACGACCCTCAGCAAGGAGACCAGCAGCTGGGGCATGGAGATCGTCCGGACCGAGCTCAAGGAGATCGATCCGCCCCAGGACGTGCAGGCGACCATGAACAAGGTCGTCAAGGCGGAGAACGAGAAGATCGCCGCCCTGGACTACGCCAACGCCGTGGAGCGCCAGGCCGACGGCGAGAAGCGTTCCGAGATCAAGAAGGCCGAGGGCGTCAAACAGGGCAAGATCCTGCAGGCCGAGGGCGAGGCAGAGGCCATCCGGCTGGTGAACGAGGCCGCCAATCGCTATTTCGTGGGCAACGCCCAGCTGCTGCGCAAGCTCGAGGCCCTCGAGAAGGCCCTGTCCGGGAACGCCAAGATCGTCGTTCCCTCGGATAGCGAGCTGGTGAACGTGATCGGGGAGATGGCCGGCGTGCTCCCCCTGGACCGCAGTACGAAAACTGACGATTGA